The Haloferax volcanii DS2 DNA segment CTACGACTACGTCGTCACGCTCGCGACAGTCGCGGCCGTTCTCCAGTTCATCCCCATCGTCGGCCCGAGCGTCCTGCTCGCGGCGATGGCCGCCTACCACGCCGCCGTCGGCGACGTCGTCGCCGCCGCGCTCGTCGTCGCGCTCCTCGCGGAGTCGGTCGACCTGCTCGGCGCGGAGTTACGCGTCGACGACGTGGGTGGTGACGGCGACGAGCGCGACGAGTCCGCGGACGACTCGGTCGACCCGAGTCAGCCGTAACCTCGCTCGTCAGCCCTCGACGACCGCGCCGTCGCGCTCCTCCCACTCGGTGAGGCTGCCCTCGTAGAACGCCACGTCGTCGTAGCCGAGGTGAGAGAGCACGACGTAGGTGTGGCTGATGCGCCGGGCGGTGTTGCAGTAGAGGACGACCCGCCGGTCCGGGGTGACGCCCACGGCGTCCAGAATCGCGTCGAGTTCGTCCCGCGGTTTCAGCCCGCGCGTCTCGTCGTCGACGAGTTCGCGCCAGTCGAGGTTGACCGCGCCGGGGAGGTGCCCCTCGTCATACTCCGCGGGGTCGCGGGTGTCCACGATGACGGTCTCGGGGTCGTCGAGCGCGGCCTCGACGGCCTCGAAATCCACGAGCGGCGTCTCGGCCGGCTCGGTTATCTCGTAGACCGTTCCCGCGACCTCGCTCGCCTCGGTCGTCGTCTCGCGCTCGCGGTTCCACGCGCTGAAGTCGCCGTCGAGGAGGTGGAGCCTGTCGGGGTCGTGGCCGTAGAGGAGCGCGGTCACGAGAAAGCGCGCGGCGAAGACGCCGTGGGTGTCGTCGTAGGCGACCACGTCGTCGTCGGCCGCGACGCCCGCGCCCGACAGGAGGTCGGTCCACGCGTCGCGGCCGGGAAGCATCCCCACGTCGCCGTCGGCGCTTCGGAACTCGTCGAAGGGTATCGACACCGCGCCGGGGAGGTGTCCGATGCCGTCGAACTCCCAGCCGTCGCGCACGTCCACCACGCGCACGTCGTCGAGTCGGTCCGCGAGCCACGTCGGAGAGACCACGTCTACCATGCCCCCACGTTTCCGGGCCGCGGATTTAGGTCCGCCCCTCCTCGCACCCCTCGCCCCATGTCCGGGGTAGCGGATGTTGTTGCTGGTTCCGTTGGATACCGGACTGAAACCCACCGAGACGGCCGTTCTCTGAATCCCTTTCGTCGTCTCTCGGGGCATACTCAGGCTAATATTGCCGCATCACCCGAGGTCAGGCCGTACATGCCGTCGCTGTGAGAGTTATGGGCCTTCCTGTTGTACGGTGAAACGCGATGTCAAACTCCGATTACGCGAAGGACGTACTCGTCTCTGCGGACTGGGTGGAGAGCCACCTCGACGAGTTCCAGAGCGAC contains these protein-coding regions:
- a CDS encoding sulfurtransferase, translated to MVDVVSPTWLADRLDDVRVVDVRDGWEFDGIGHLPGAVSIPFDEFRSADGDVGMLPGRDAWTDLLSGAGVAADDDVVAYDDTHGVFAARFLVTALLYGHDPDRLHLLDGDFSAWNRERETTTEASEVAGTVYEITEPAETPLVDFEAVEAALDDPETVIVDTRDPAEYDEGHLPGAVNLDWRELVDDETRGLKPRDELDAILDAVGVTPDRRVVLYCNTARRISHTYVVLSHLGYDDVAFYEGSLTEWEERDGAVVEG